The sequence gctgccgttccagttaatggtagtcaACGCTTCGTaattcgtaatgcactttactggattaaaatccatgcgttatttattgaaatatgtcaaatcaaagtttgagaaatgaAAATCCCCATAAGGAGCCcgtacaaataattgcgtacgtaattctcgCATTTATTATACAACAACAGGTTGATATCATCAAAGATCACTAATGTTATAAACTCTGACAATGTGACATACATAGGGGAAAACTACTAAAATATTAAATTAGTGTGTGCACTAAACCTGTAATaacagcttttgctgatgctgtctccctgtttaaataacattaaaaaaaattaaaaaattaaaaaaaaatattactAAACCATGTTGGATGTGTCAAGTGGTAATAACTTGAAGACGTTGATTACTAGAGTCTGTAACAAAGATAGTACCAACACTGTTGATTGCTATACCAAGGATGTCATTGAATTGTCCTCTTCGACTTCCTGTTGTTCCAAACTTAGTAATCAACTGGTGGGTGGGGCTGAACACTGTGAGGGTGTTATCATCATTAGTTATTATATAATCATCAGGAGTAAGACAAATAGCCCATGGCCTGTTACAATTGATCTTCTTGATAAAGTGACCATCTTCACTAAACACAATTATTcctccactactactacagtcaGTCACATACACTTGGTCACTGCTGTCCATGGCAATATAACATGGATCCTGAAACTGTCCTGGATTAGATCCTTTGGAGCCAAATTTGAATAaaaatgtaatattattgttacCAAATACCTGAATTCTACAGTTAGTATAGTCCACCACATATAGTAATCCTTTACTATTAAACGTTAGTCCTTGAGGATTATTAAATTGGCCATTTCCACTGCCATAGGAGCCAAACTTTGATAGGTAGTCTCCTTGTAGAGTAAACTTCTTCACCACATGATCATCATACTCACTGACTGCTATTACATTGTGACCTACAGCTACACCTAGAGGATTGTTCAGTTTACTATCTCCACTTCCTTGACCAAATGATCTGATCAACTTAATGTTATTATCAAACACTACtacatcattattgtaattgtctAGCACAACAACATCATCATTAGTGGTGGTGGTAATATCATGTGGACACTGAAACTTCTTCCCTCCATATTGTGTGATCAGTTGACAATTTTGTACTTTAATTTTAGTGTAGTCTCTCAATGTCGTTGTCATTCTAAAACAATGCACAATTGTGTTATTATTTGTAATGCAAACTTTAATGGAGCAAATAATTGTTTTTTTCAAtggatgtacatacatactacataattatgtgactaaattttggaaaactgtTGGATGTTTGCACATAGACTGTGAATTGGAAATATATTATGTGAAGCTTCAGTGTTAAAAGCTACTTCAGCAAACTGTTTACCAGCTACTGTGAAATAACAACCTAGTGGTATGGCTGTAGTGCAACTGTTCAGTGCATCAGTGTGGCTGTCCAATAATGGTGACACATCAACTTCTATGTAGGCTagtgccaattatgctttgaaaatagcctattatacttttgaacagtgctaaaaaattcagtctattatgctcaaaattatactctagagttggctgttttattagagtatatcagtctttcctgactgttgtattagagtaagtgactgctctattagagtatcttgatcttttttctGTGAAGTGTAAATAACCAGCTAAGAAACAATAAACATAATAACATTGCAtgttttcttgatatgaaatgcagaactaaggtgtagtgtgttcattttgctgtatttttggcaCGCACATTGCGCATTtgattaaaattcttgaaaattgtcctattatgctggcataatactagatgcttttgctagcctattatgctagcctattatgccggcataattggcacaagcctactTCTATGGTGTGTGCAAAGTTTGATAACATGATGTATTTGCTTGATGCAACAACATGTGGTTATAGTGTTATGGGAACACATGTACAGTCTCTGATTAGTATGCCATAACCAGACCCTTGTGGAACAAGGCTACACCAGACTAGTCTCtgatgtggtgaaaattttggttaTCCACCAGTGAAATAATTAGAGAAGTTATGTTTAAGTACTGGTTGAATGCAGAGGACTCCAGGCTGTGTGGCTCTTCAGTCACTTTCCTAGACTACAAGCTGGTCACCACCTGGCcagggatttttttctgcattcaacaatTTTTGGTGACTCTGTATACACTGGATTTCACGTTgtgtcacctctttataagaccacctttAAAACTATAAAAACTTTTAAATTTATAGGAATGgaaatggtggaatggactactgggaATGATGGTGAATTAGAATAATTTCACCTAGTAGTTACCTCTTTATAAaaaccaccttctaacaaagaccgttaacttctaacaaagaccattaaaattaatttctaAATTGCTTCTATCTTCttgtttagagtgtatccccataggatgatttttaaatcTAATTGTGCATCACATGGCTAGGAGTCAGATTTGAAACCGGGtagggtcatccgggtccgatccggtttacaaattatccgggtctgacccggattggatcacgtgagaaacgaatttgttcgtttgacgacgtggaaacttataaacgctatcgcgtagctctttcgtgagccacgcccacttatcgcgttaccaacatacgctcagctagGCCCATTTAtcagtaagtgcagtatgtagcacgaaactgagagtatctatggtgaggggtagctattgtcagtaggtgatgacgctttttttggccttaatttactcaacacgaatcgaacgctcaaaacgtagtctggctcgctcactcgagactagccgaaacatagctcttatcgcacgcctcgaaTCCGGGTCAAattcgggtcagtgggtcatccgggtcagcagtggTGGCccggtttattattattattattgtataatgtACAAACCTCAATCACGAGTATAATGTGCATGattagttaacaaactaaaCGTTAATAAACTTAATTACATGTAACTATAATAGTAAATGTTTCTGTCATGGACTGACTGTATGTAGCGTACCgtaatgtaatattattagtaaGATAGGCCTTATTTAGAACGTATGATGTAATTGCTAGCACGTgcttaaggcccctattcggtgattattagtttctcatccagcctttctaattattacgatgcgggcgggagggtattaccattatgccattattttataatattaacacactgatgtacagaccttgtccaaattgtctttctttctttcttactacaaacttTCCtttaccagctgattctacttttcgtgatcgccaactgttttttgacagtcaactgaaagcctgctttgacgaagtcgatagagcacgattgcaactggcactgcagcaatttgctaaggaaaacaacagttctcctggtgatatatagcgcattgtagcattcatcaacaaaaattataacagtttggtatcacgtgttcttctgagcatgcgcagagtaaataatggcttaccatgcggtagcttaagaaggatgcgggcgatggatgagaaactaataatcgccaaataggggcctaatataCAATAAGATGGAGTCATAGTGTGTTCCTCGCGGTCCGATTGTATCCGTCTGAGAAGAGGCGATCCTTCCCGAGATTAATCCGGAACCTGTCTGTACTATCAGGCCACCCCTCATAATTAGGGt comes from Dysidea avara chromosome 4, odDysAvar1.4, whole genome shotgun sequence and encodes:
- the LOC136252979 gene encoding RING finger protein nhl-1-like isoform X2, coding for MAAVPYVHETEIGETSRRSSAHHNKMTTTLRDYTKIKVQNCQLITQYGGKKFQCPHDITTTTNDDVVVLDNYNNDVVVFDNNIKLIRSFGQGSGDSKLNNPLGVAVGHNVIAVSEYDDHVVKKFTLQGDYLSKFGSYGSGNGQFNNPQGLTFNSKGLLYVVDYTNCRIQVFGNNNITFLFKFGSKGSNPGQFQDPCYIAMDSSDQVYVTDCSSSGGIIVFSEDGHFIKKINCNRPWAICLTPDDYIITNDDNTLTVFSPTHQLITKFGTTGSRRGQFNDILGIAINSVGTIFVTDSSNQRLQVITT